In Marivivens aquimaris, one genomic interval encodes:
- a CDS encoding DHA2 family efflux MFS transporter permease subunit has translation MSFSKPAFVVPAPGWLTASIMVATIMQVLDTTIANVALPHMAASLGATQSEITWVLTSYIVASAIATPLTGWTADRLGRRRVMVGAIAGFTLFSMLCGLASSLPEMVVFRIMQGVCGAMLIPMAQSLLLDINPRERIGQAMAIYGAGIMVGPIVGPTLGGYLTEVFNWRYVFLINLPVGIVALFGVLAFLPQEETRERRFDFMGFAMLAIGIGALQMMLDRGESVDWFESTEIWIYAALTVSGIWAFVIHSLGSDDPFVNLRIFADRNFAMGSLFIFVVGLTMFSGLALLPPLLQRLMGYPVIETGLVMAPRGVGTMLSMIVVGRLVSKFDPRALVMFGVLLTAWSLHLMTGFDLQMDSHPIIWTGVIQGFGLGFVFVPLSTLAFATLPQNLRGDATSMFSLIRNVGSGAGISIVTAVLSRMMVVNHESLATQITAQSPQVRDAMPLLLNHQPTFMTIADGLVTQQAAMIAYLDNFFLMLLLTLAVIPIVFLLRKPQGPVEAGPPSE, from the coding sequence ATGAGCTTTTCCAAACCAGCGTTCGTCGTTCCGGCGCCTGGTTGGCTGACCGCCTCCATCATGGTGGCGACCATCATGCAGGTGCTCGACACGACTATTGCGAACGTGGCTTTGCCGCACATGGCGGCGAGCCTCGGCGCAACGCAGTCCGAGATTACTTGGGTCCTGACCTCCTACATCGTGGCCTCAGCCATCGCGACGCCGCTGACTGGCTGGACAGCCGACCGCCTTGGCCGCCGCCGCGTGATGGTCGGTGCGATTGCGGGTTTCACCTTGTTTTCTATGCTGTGTGGCCTCGCCAGCAGCCTGCCAGAGATGGTCGTCTTCCGCATCATGCAAGGCGTCTGCGGCGCGATGCTCATCCCCATGGCGCAGTCGCTGCTGCTCGACATCAACCCGCGCGAGCGGATTGGTCAGGCTATGGCGATCTATGGCGCGGGCATTATGGTCGGACCTATCGTTGGTCCGACCCTCGGCGGCTATCTGACCGAGGTCTTCAACTGGCGCTACGTGTTCCTGATCAACTTGCCTGTCGGCATAGTCGCTCTTTTCGGCGTGCTCGCTTTCCTTCCTCAAGAAGAGACGCGCGAGCGGCGCTTTGACTTCATGGGCTTTGCCATGCTGGCGATTGGCATCGGCGCTCTTCAGATGATGCTCGACCGCGGCGAGAGCGTGGACTGGTTCGAATCGACAGAGATCTGGATTTACGCGGCACTGACCGTCTCCGGCATCTGGGCGTTCGTGATCCACAGCCTCGGCTCTGACGATCCGTTCGTGAACCTGCGCATCTTTGCCGACCGCAACTTTGCGATGGGATCGCTATTCATCTTTGTCGTCGGTCTGACCATGTTCTCCGGCCTCGCCCTGCTTCCGCCGCTGCTTCAGCGATTAATGGGGTATCCGGTGATCGAAACCGGCCTTGTGATGGCACCGCGAGGTGTCGGGACGATGTTGTCGATGATCGTCGTCGGGCGGCTGGTGTCGAAATTCGACCCGCGCGCCTTGGTGATGTTCGGTGTGCTTCTGACTGCATGGTCGCTGCACCTGATGACGGGCTTCGACCTTCAGATGGACTCTCATCCAATCATCTGGACGGGCGTCATTCAGGGCTTCGGCCTCGGCTTCGTCTTTGTTCCGCTGTCGACGCTGGCCTTCGCCACGCTGCCGCAGAACCTGCGAGGCGATGCGACGTCGATGTTCAGCCTGATCCGTAACGTTGGTTCGGGCGCGGGCATCTCTATCGTGACGGCGGTTCTGTCGCGGATGATGGTGGTCAACCACGAGTCGCTCGCGACACAGATCACCGCGCAGTCGCCGCAGGTCCGTGACGCGATGCCTTTGCTGCTGAACCACCAGCCGACGTTCATGACGATTGCCGATGGCCTCGTCACGCAGCAGGCGGCGATGATCGCCTACCTCGACAACTTCTTCCTGATGTTGTTGCTGACGCTTGCGGTCATCCCGATCGTGTTCCTGCTCCGCAAACCGCAAGGTCCGGTCGAAGCAGGTCCGCCGTCGGAATAA
- a CDS encoding HlyD family secretion protein — translation MNAETNKIEAADATIPTPKKAGKGRRRALMMAVPALILVGAGYYWATGGRYITTDNAYIHQPMISVSADQSGRVIEVDIDENQIVQAGDVLFRIDPVPYEIALDQAEASLSAARLQVAQLRASHATAAAQLEAAQGILNVQERELERQQQLTDRGVGTAAQLDQATVAERSARNNVNVAQRQLEAAAAALSGNPEIETDDMPSVRAALASRDAAQRNLAHTEVVAPSPGTVSQIESLNVGQFLGAGTQAATLVNSSDTWIQANFKETQLDGIEIGQEVEVEIDAYPDLKLHGTVESFNSATGSQFSLIPAQNATGNWVKVVQRLAVRIKLDDAPDGLLRDGMSAHVSVDTGASRLDEML, via the coding sequence ATGAACGCAGAAACCAATAAGATCGAAGCTGCGGACGCTACTATACCGACCCCGAAAAAGGCCGGCAAAGGTCGCCGCCGCGCACTGATGATGGCCGTCCCCGCCCTCATCCTCGTGGGCGCAGGGTATTACTGGGCGACCGGCGGTCGCTACATCACCACCGACAACGCCTATATCCACCAGCCGATGATTTCGGTGTCCGCCGATCAGAGCGGCCGTGTGATCGAGGTCGACATTGACGAGAACCAGATTGTCCAAGCGGGCGATGTGCTGTTCCGCATTGATCCGGTCCCATATGAGATCGCGCTGGATCAGGCCGAAGCATCGCTGTCGGCCGCCCGTCTACAGGTCGCACAACTTCGCGCCAGCCATGCGACTGCGGCCGCCCAACTGGAAGCGGCACAGGGCATTCTGAACGTACAAGAACGCGAGCTGGAACGTCAGCAGCAGCTTACCGACCGCGGTGTCGGCACGGCAGCGCAACTTGACCAAGCGACCGTGGCCGAGCGTTCGGCGCGTAACAATGTCAACGTCGCCCAGCGTCAGCTTGAGGCCGCAGCAGCAGCCCTCAGCGGCAATCCCGAAATCGAAACCGATGACATGCCGTCGGTGCGCGCAGCTCTGGCAAGCCGTGATGCGGCGCAGCGCAACCTCGCACATACCGAAGTCGTTGCTCCTAGCCCGGGTACCGTTTCGCAGATCGAAAGCCTGAACGTCGGCCAATTCCTCGGTGCGGGAACGCAAGCCGCGACGCTCGTGAATTCCTCGGACACGTGGATTCAGGCGAACTTCAAAGAAACGCAGCTCGACGGAATCGAGATCGGTCAGGAGGTCGAGGTTGAGATCGACGCCTATCCTGACCTCAAACTGCATGGCACGGTCGAGAGCTTCAATTCTGCCACCGGCTCTCAGTTCTCGCTGATCCCTGCACAGAACGCGACGGGCAACTGGGTGAAGGTCGTCCAACGTCTCGCTGTCCGTATCAAGCTCGACGACGCCCCCGATGGCCTGCTGCGTGACGGTATGAGCGCGCATGTTTCCGTCGACACGGGTGCGTCGCGTCTGGACGAAATGCTATGA
- a CDS encoding MarR family winged helix-turn-helix transcriptional regulator — translation MKPLPIILHEAYTLIKRRFEKEARPQNLTMNQWRALGMLKRRGPIRQVELCAALQASPMTISDLADRMETAGLISRTNDPDDSRAKVLELTEAGHSKSELMKAISEGVFEEVFEGVSAEDLAVMERALTRIIENLGGKL, via the coding sequence ATGAAACCTCTCCCGATTATCCTCCACGAGGCCTACACGCTCATAAAGCGTCGCTTCGAGAAAGAAGCGCGTCCGCAGAACCTGACCATGAACCAGTGGCGGGCTTTGGGGATGCTCAAGAGGCGTGGACCGATCCGCCAGGTGGAACTCTGCGCAGCACTTCAAGCTTCGCCGATGACCATCAGCGATCTGGCCGACCGTATGGAAACGGCGGGCTTGATCAGCCGGACCAACGACCCCGACGACAGCCGCGCAAAGGTGCTCGAACTCACCGAAGCGGGCCACTCCAAATCAGAATTAATGAAAGCGATTAGCGAAGGTGTCTTCGAAGAGGTCTTCGAAGGTGTCTCCGCAGAAGACCTTGCCGTGATGGAACGGGCATTGACCCGCATTATCGAAAATCTGGGCGGCAAGCTCTAA
- a CDS encoding UbiH/UbiF/VisC/COQ6 family ubiquinone biosynthesis hydroxylase, with protein MDNPVQAAIFRAMTFDHDILIVGGALNGPALALAASRAGFSVGVIDTVPLETYKDPAFDGRAYALALASQRLLKGIGIWNSIAEHACPMLEIKVTDGVAGQGPAPWMMHFDHAEIEEGPMGFMVEDRHLRPAFVNALENDPNITVYAPETVVAQTADQQGASVTLASGKTLAASLIVGCDGRKSGTATRAGIKRTGWSYGQTAIVCAVAHEKPNGGIAHQFFMPHGPLAILPLNGNRSSIVWSETEARAKECMAMDDDAFLEVLKPAFGSFLGDIKLEGKRFSYPLNLTLANSFIADRVALVGDAAHGMHPIAGQGLNAGLRDIAALADVLKKAHQTGQDIGSPQVLARYQQWRRFDTATLALATDTFNKLFSNDNPLLRSVRDLGMGMVNAVPSLRRNFVREAAGLTGDLPSLMRD; from the coding sequence ATGGACAATCCCGTTCAAGCAGCCATATTCAGAGCCATGACATTCGACCATGATATCCTGATCGTCGGCGGCGCCCTGAACGGCCCCGCGCTTGCATTGGCTGCGTCCCGCGCGGGTTTCAGCGTGGGTGTGATCGACACCGTTCCACTCGAAACCTACAAGGATCCGGCGTTTGACGGCCGCGCCTACGCGCTCGCTCTCGCGTCGCAGCGTCTGCTCAAAGGGATCGGTATCTGGAACAGCATCGCCGAGCACGCCTGCCCGATGCTGGAAATCAAGGTCACTGACGGCGTCGCTGGCCAAGGCCCAGCACCGTGGATGATGCACTTCGACCACGCCGAAATCGAAGAAGGCCCGATGGGCTTCATGGTCGAGGACCGCCACCTCCGCCCCGCTTTCGTCAACGCGCTCGAAAACGATCCGAACATCACCGTCTATGCGCCCGAAACCGTAGTTGCACAGACAGCAGACCAGCAGGGCGCGAGCGTCACGCTGGCATCCGGAAAGACGCTGGCGGCATCGCTTATTGTCGGCTGCGACGGCCGCAAGTCGGGCACCGCAACCCGCGCGGGCATCAAGCGCACCGGCTGGTCCTATGGCCAAACCGCCATCGTCTGCGCTGTCGCCCACGAAAAGCCCAACGGCGGCATCGCCCACCAGTTCTTCATGCCCCACGGCCCGCTGGCAATCCTGCCGCTCAACGGCAACCGCTCTTCGATTGTCTGGAGCGAAACCGAAGCCCGCGCCAAAGAATGCATGGCCATGGACGACGACGCTTTTCTCGAAGTGCTCAAACCCGCCTTCGGCAGTTTCCTCGGCGACATCAAGCTTGAGGGCAAACGCTTCAGCTACCCGCTGAACCTCACCCTCGCCAACTCCTTCATCGCGGATCGCGTCGCTCTCGTCGGTGACGCCGCCCATGGAATGCACCCCATCGCCGGTCAGGGCCTCAACGCAGGCCTTCGCGATATCGCCGCACTGGCCGACGTCCTGAAAAAGGCCCACCAGACCGGACAAGACATCGGCTCGCCCCAAGTCCTCGCCCGCTACCAGCAGTGGCGCCGCTTCGACACCGCGACTCTGGCTCTTGCGACGGACACCTTCAACAAGCTGTTCTCGAACGATAATCCGCTACTCCGCTCCGTCCGAGACCTTGGCATGGGTATGGTCAACGCAGTCCCCAGCTTACGCCGCAACTTCGTCCGCGAAGCCGCCGGCCTCACCGGTGACCTCCCCAGCCTCATGCGCGACTGA
- a CDS encoding amidase, whose amino-acid sequence MDNLRKLTATELGRRIGAGQVDPVELTEAYLDAIAASEFGTRIYARLTPERALSEAKAAAKRAKVGQRLSLLDGVPVSWKDLFDTAGTATEAGTLYMEGRVPSEDAAVLKHATALGLVCLGKTHMTEIAFSGLGLNPKTETPPCVNDHDAVAGGSSSGAATSVAFGLAAAAVGSDTGGSVRTPSVWNDLVGLKTTRGLLSLEGVVPLCKTFDTVGPLCRTVEDAAAMFHALGGPQADLNGADLRGARFAVLDTIVMDDLDATVAGAFDAAVKSLEAAGATVERISFPRLIEAYDMAGILYTSDAYSYWGKTIEAAPEKMYHQILKRIRPGGDFLAADYIAAWERLGEIRKAYHATMAGYDAVIMPTVPMLPPNAKRLEEDSDYFVSENLRALRNTRVANLMGGCALTIPTGVPSTGVMLNLPPMQEGKLLRLGAAVQMALG is encoded by the coding sequence ATGGATAACTTACGCAAACTGACCGCGACGGAACTGGGGCGCCGGATCGGTGCGGGACAGGTTGATCCAGTCGAACTGACCGAGGCCTATCTCGATGCAATCGCGGCCAGTGAGTTCGGCACGCGTATCTATGCGCGTCTCACCCCTGAGCGTGCACTGAGCGAGGCGAAGGCCGCGGCGAAGCGTGCGAAGGTTGGGCAGCGGTTGTCGCTGCTCGATGGTGTGCCGGTCAGTTGGAAGGACCTTTTCGACACGGCCGGTACGGCGACCGAAGCGGGTACGCTCTACATGGAAGGCCGCGTGCCGAGCGAGGATGCGGCGGTGCTGAAACATGCCACGGCGCTCGGGCTGGTCTGTCTGGGCAAGACGCATATGACCGAGATCGCGTTTAGCGGTCTGGGCTTGAACCCGAAGACCGAGACGCCGCCGTGCGTGAATGACCATGACGCGGTGGCGGGCGGATCGTCTTCGGGTGCTGCAACGTCGGTCGCGTTCGGGCTCGCTGCAGCGGCGGTCGGGTCGGACACGGGCGGGTCGGTGCGTACGCCGAGCGTCTGGAACGATCTGGTAGGGCTGAAAACGACGCGCGGGCTTTTGTCGCTCGAGGGCGTCGTGCCGCTTTGCAAGACATTCGATACCGTGGGGCCGCTTTGCCGCACGGTTGAGGATGCGGCTGCGATGTTTCATGCGCTCGGTGGTCCGCAGGCCGACCTGAACGGAGCCGACCTGCGCGGCGCGCGGTTTGCTGTGCTCGACACCATTGTGATGGATGATCTGGACGCCACAGTTGCGGGCGCCTTTGACGCTGCGGTAAAATCGCTGGAGGCAGCCGGTGCGACAGTCGAACGTATAAGCTTTCCCCGCTTGATCGAAGCCTATGATATGGCAGGCATTCTCTACACGTCCGACGCCTATTCCTACTGGGGCAAGACGATCGAAGCTGCGCCAGAGAAGATGTATCACCAGATCCTCAAGCGCATCCGTCCGGGCGGGGATTTCCTTGCTGCGGACTATATTGCCGCGTGGGAGCGCCTGGGTGAAATCCGCAAAGCCTATCACGCAACGATGGCTGGTTATGACGCGGTGATCATGCCGACCGTGCCGATGCTGCCGCCAAATGCCAAGCGGCTCGAGGAGGACAGCGACTATTTTGTCTCCGAAAATCTGCGTGCGCTGCGCAATACCCGTGTTGCGAACCTAATGGGCGGTTGTGCGCTGACGATCCCGACGGGTGTGCCGTCGACGGGTGTCATGCTCAATCTGCCTCCGATGCAGGAAGGAAAACTGCTTCGCTTGGGGGCGGCAGTCCAAATGGCGCTTGGCTGA
- a CDS encoding aminotransferase class I/II-fold pyridoxal phosphate-dependent enzyme, with protein sequence MEYPERFSNLSDYAFPRLRKLLDVHEPGGDPLPLTIGEPQHAFPEWVGAVIAESISGFNKYPPNDGSPALLEAISRWIGQRFNVSVDEDCIMALNGTREGLYNAAMALCPETKNGKTPVVLIPNPFYQVYMIAAISVGAERVFVPADAENGFLPDYTSLPADILDRTAIAYICTPSNPQGAVASHEYWRQLIALAEKHDFRIFADECYSEIYREDAPVGALEVAAEMGADPERVTIFHSLSKRSNLPGLRSGFVAGGPESIRRIRQLRAYSGAPLPLPIQKVSTRVWSDEAHVIENRALYNEKFKLAETILGEVPGYQTPEGGFFLWLPVEDGETATLKLWQETGVRVLPGGYLSREVNNQNPGKGYIRVAMVAPTQEMQRGLTLIRDCLYD encoded by the coding sequence ATGGAATATCCCGAGCGGTTTTCGAACCTGTCGGACTACGCGTTTCCGCGTTTGCGGAAGCTTCTCGACGTCCATGAACCGGGTGGAGACCCGCTCCCGCTGACTATCGGCGAGCCTCAACACGCCTTCCCCGAATGGGTTGGTGCCGTGATTGCCGAGAGCATCTCGGGCTTCAACAAATACCCGCCGAACGATGGATCGCCTGCGCTGCTGGAAGCGATTTCGCGCTGGATTGGGCAACGTTTCAACGTTTCGGTCGATGAAGACTGCATTATGGCGCTGAACGGCACCCGCGAGGGGCTGTACAACGCGGCGATGGCGCTGTGTCCCGAAACGAAGAACGGCAAGACGCCTGTCGTTCTGATCCCGAACCCGTTCTATCAGGTCTATATGATCGCCGCGATTTCGGTCGGGGCGGAGCGTGTGTTTGTTCCGGCAGATGCCGAAAACGGTTTCCTGCCCGACTACACTAGCTTGCCTGCTGACATTCTGGACCGCACCGCGATTGCCTACATTTGCACGCCGTCGAATCCGCAGGGTGCTGTGGCGAGCCACGAATACTGGCGTCAGCTTATCGCGCTCGCCGAAAAGCACGATTTCCGCATCTTCGCGGACGAGTGCTATTCCGAAATTTACCGCGAAGACGCTCCTGTCGGTGCCCTTGAGGTCGCTGCGGAAATGGGGGCTGACCCCGAGCGCGTTACGATTTTCCATTCGCTGTCCAAGCGTTCGAACCTTCCCGGCCTGCGCTCCGGCTTTGTGGCGGGCGGTCCGGAATCGATCCGCCGCATCCGCCAGCTTCGTGCCTACTCCGGCGCACCGCTGCCGTTGCCGATCCAGAAGGTGTCGACCCGCGTTTGGTCCGACGAGGCGCACGTCATCGAGAACCGCGCGCTCTACAACGAGAAATTCAAGCTTGCCGAAACCATTCTGGGCGAAGTGCCTGGCTACCAGACACCCGAGGGCGGTTTCTTCCTCTGGCTTCCGGTAGAAGATGGTGAAACAGCAACGCTGAAGCTTTGGCAGGAAACAGGCGTTCGCGTCCTGCCAGGCGGCTATCTGAGCCGCGAAGTGAACAATCAAAACCCCGGAAAGGGGTACATCAGGGTCGCAATGGTCGCCCCGACACAAGAGATGCAGCGCGGGCTCACCCTGATCCGCGACTGC